In Tachysurus vachellii isolate PV-2020 chromosome 1, HZAU_Pvac_v1, whole genome shotgun sequence, a genomic segment contains:
- the rubcn gene encoding run domain Beclin-1-interacting and cysteine-rich domain-containing protein produces MEICSEADSVELRREHWKLLSNLKTTVEGLLSTNNPNVWSRYGGLQRLHKDMSNILSHGLKHEQVYYKQKDYWRFVWCLRSISPKLAPHVELFSQMEPVLSSSVQCESDKAERWLLHSLQSHTLSIQLKPLITQHSMTRKYYTDEAFLLSDLHVAAMFQCLEAVEQNDVRILALINTTRLFHLKECVPVDLLSSQQCVLSGVSIRTHTPSCSFRDKTHTLYTESSTDAAVSVSATGAPWTCLSTDQSMVDQVMTQNFPNGSTQPVNPAPSEGGDCDGDDGPEYLAIGNLGRRSRRGSSNSAQSTETVQNTGHTHEAPPISQRRSSFSDMERGKKRSIRGHARSLSDTGVMQKHKQESAVDGQTVTSFGPFSPHSSDSSHSSLYMEAGGHQYSGSDGLFRKPSEGQSLISYLSEQDFGSCADLEKENAHFSISESLIAAIELMKCQMRVEEADEDGDSDSEIQQLKQRIHLRRQQIRRSRFQKPSSTQHTLPSTDSGGSLQSSGDSLLHTDSGSADEVEDLLLKDEDAKQSVTLSSRSFIISETVSHWLLQSNSAESVAMGLLRQFEGLQLPAASELEWLVPEHDAPQKLLPMPDSVPISPDDGEHADVYKLRIRVRGNLEWAPPRPQIIFNIHNAPKRKVLVVKQNYRCAGCGTRIDPDYIKRLRYCEYLGRYFCQCCHENAVAVVPGRVLWKWDFSKYYVSNFARDLLGKIAQDPLFNLNDINSGLYKKVKNLEAVRVLRLQLFHIKNLFKTCRLAKDLLQHFDSVPAHLTEDLHLFSLNDLTAVRSGELAPKLRDLVQAGSGHVASCVLCQAKGFVCEFCGNGKDIIFPFELNKCRRCEECSACYHRSCFKNKSVCPRCCRLAERRERMNSTNTEEDEGQ; encoded by the exons ATGGAAATATGCTCAGAGGCAGATAGTGTGGAGTTAAG GCGTGAACACTGGAAGCTTCTGTCCAACCTGAAAACGACCGTGGAAGGACTTCTGTCTACAAATAATCCCAACGTGTGGTCTCGCTATGGAGGACTGCAGCGACTTCACAAAGACATGAGCAACATCCTGAGTCATGGCCTCAAACATGAACAG GTGTACTATAAGCAGAAGGATTACTGGCGCTTTGTGTGGTGTCTGCGATCCATCAGTCCCAAACTTGCACCTCATGTAGAactg ttCAGTCAGATGGAGCCAGTGTTGAgcagcagtgttcagtgtgagagTGATAAAGCAGAGCGTTGGCTCCTCCACAGCCTGCAGAGTCACACACTCTCCATACAACTAAAACCCCTGATCACACAACACAGCATGACCCGCAAATACTATACAG ATGAGGCGTTTCTTCTGAGTGATCTGCATGTGGCAGCCATGTTTCAGTGTTTGGAGGCGGTTGAACAGAACGACGTACGGATACTTGCTCTTATCAACACTACTCGC CTGTTCCACTTGAAGGAGTGTGTTCCTGTTGATCTGCTCTCCTCTCAGCAGTGTGTCCTGTCTGGAGTTtccatacgcacacacactccatcctGCTCATTCAGAGACAAGACACATACTTTGTACACCGAGAGCAGTACAG ATGCAGCAGTGTCTGTAAGTGCCACAGGGGCACCGTGGACATGTTTGAGCACTGACCAAAGCATGGTGGACCAAGTGATGACCCAGAATTTTCCGAATGGCTCCACCCAGCCTGTTAACCCTGCCCCCTCAGAGGGCGGGGACTGCGATGGTGATGATGGGCCTGAGTATCTCGCCATCGGGAATCTGGGGAGGCGGAGCCGCAGAGGTTCCAGCAAttcagcacaaagcacagagacTGTTCAGAACACAGGCCATACTCACGAAGCTCCGCCCATTTCTCAAAGACGCAGCTCCTTCTCTGATATGGAAAGGGGAAAGAAACGAAGCATCAGGGGTCACGCAAGGTCACTGTCTGATACAGGGGTcatgcagaaacacaaacaag aatcAGCTGTGGATGGGCAGACTGTGACTAGTTTCGGGCCTTTCTCCCCTCACAGCAGTGACAGTAGTCACAGTTCTCTCTACATGGAGGCCG GCGGCCATCAGTATAGTGGGTCTGATGGATTGTTCCGGAAGCCGTCAGAGGGTCAGAGTTTGATCAGCTACCTGTCCGAGCAAGACTTTGGCAGCTGTGCAGATCTGGAGAAG GAGAATGCACACTTCAGCATCTCTGAATCTCTGATTGCTGCCATTGAGCTGATGAAATGTCAGATGAGGGTAGAGGAGGCAGATGAGGATGGAGACAGTGACTCTGAGATCCAGCAGCTCAAACAGAGGATCCATCTGCGCAGACAGCAGATCCGCCGCAGCCGCTTCCAGAAGCCCAGCTCCACCCAACACA CTCTTCCCTCCACAGACAGTGGTGGATCATTGCAGAGTTCGGGGGATTctctgcttcacactgactctggATCAGCTGATGAAGTGGAGGACCTTTTGCTAAAAG ATGAAGACGCTAAACAGAGTGTAACACtgagcagcagatcctttattATCTCTGAGACTGT GTCTCATTGGTTGTTGCAGTCAAATAGTGCTGAATCCGTTGCAATGGGGCTGCTGCGTCAGTTTGAAGGTCTGCAGCTTCCTGCTGCCTCTGAACTTGAGTGGCTTGTCCCTGAACATGATGCTCCTCAGaag TTGCTGCCAATGCCTGACTCCGTGCCAATCTCTCCCGATGATGGCGAACACGCTGACGTATATAAACTGCGAATCCGTGTGAGGGGGAATCTGGAGTGGGCACCTCCGCGACCTCAAATCATTTTTAACATACATAATGCACCTAA gaGGAAAGTGTTGGTGGTAAAGCAGAATTACAGGTGTGCAGGATGTGGAACTCGAATTGACCCAG attACATAAAGAGGCTGCGTTACTGTGAGTACCTAGGCCGGTATTTCTGTCAGTGTTGCCATGAGAATGCAGTTGCTGTGGTGCCAGGACGTGTCTTGTGGAAATGGGATTTCAGTAAATATTACGTCAGTAACTTTGCCCGAGATCTGCTGGGAAAAATTGCCCAAGATCCTTTGTTCAACCTCAATGACATCAACAGTGGCTTGTACAAGAAGGTGAAGAACCTGGAGGCTGTGCGG GTGTTGAGGCTGCAGCTGTTCCACATAAAGAACCTCTTTAAAACCTGCCGCCTGGCCAAAGA TCTCCTGCAGCACTTTGACTCAGTTCCTGCACACCTAACTGAGGATCTCCACCTATTCTCTCTGAATGATCTGACGGCCGTGCGCTCTGGCGAACTTGCACCCAAACTGCGTGACCTTGTTCAGGCAGGGTCAGGGCATGTTGCTTCCTGTGTG cTGTGTCAGGCAAAGGGATTCGTGTGCGAGTTCTGTGGGAATGGTAAAGACATCATCTTCCCCTTTGAGCTGAACAAGTGCCGCCGCTGTGAGG AGTGCAGTGCGTGTTATCACCGATCGTGCTTTAAGAACAAGAGTGTGTGTCCAAGGTGTTGTCGCCTGGCTGAAAGACGAGAGAGGA
- the LOC132855084 gene encoding serum response factor-like isoform X2, which translates to MEHLSSGNNQILSGSDADSDTAEEEEPGCMERSSEQHRRAEREHGAPAPATGRAMVGGVTGAKPGKKTRGRVKIKMEFIDNKLRRYTTFSKRKTGIMKKAYELSTLTGTQVLLLVASETGHVYTFATRKLQPMITSETGKALIQTCLNSPDSPRADSAADQRMSATGFEETDLTYQVTESDGSIEEKEVNKSAGTIMSSSVETPSTSCAQSESIGPLLPAATCWSVSNGTLVKTSNSAAGVVQLPAGFTLLPGTAVSQSAESSEVQNFSSAAGSHSAVMTSSIAGHVICPSAVVYANSASTLTDHTLTHDNLPQMFLTSPNGTVQIPVSAVPLHSMLINQQNSSSTHTLTELRGVNLDNSKSE; encoded by the exons ATGGAGCATCTGTCGTCCGGGAATAATCAGATCTTGAGCGGCTCGGATGCAGACTCGGACAcggcagaggaggaggagccgGGCTGCATGGAGAGGAGCAGCGAGCAGCATCGGAGAGCAGAGCGAGAACACGGCGCCCCTGCACCGGCCACAGGTCGCGCAATGGTCGGCGGAGTAACAGGCGCTAAACCAGGCAAAAAGACCCGCGGGAGAGTCAAAATTAAAATGGAGTTCATTGACAACAAGTTGAGACGGTATACCACTTTCAGCAAAAGAAAGACTGGCATCATGAAGAAG gcatatGAGCTTTCCACCCTCACCGGGACTCAGGTGCTGCTGTTGGTGGCCAGTGAGACAGGTCATGTTTATACATTTGCAACACGGAAGCTGCAGCCAATGATCACGAGTGAGACAGGCAAGGCACTGATCCAAACGTGTTTAAATTCACCCGACTCTCCACGCGCCGATTCAGCCGCTGATCAGAGGATGAGTGCTACGGGCTTTGAAGAGACTGACCTCACATATCAGGTCACAGAGAGCGATGGCAGCATAGAGGAGAAG GAAGTTAACAAGTCTGCAGGAACTATAATGAGCAGCAGTGTAGAGACACCCTCCACTTCCTGTGCTCAGTCAGAGAGCATCGGACCGCTGCTTCCTGCTGCCACCTGCTGGTCAGTGTCCAACGGTACGCTGGTGAAGACGTCTAACTCTGCAGCTGGAGTAGTGCAGCTCCCCGCTGGATTCACGCTCttgcctg gtacAGCAGTGTCTCAATCAGCTGAGAGCAGTGAAGTGCAGAATTTTAGCAGCGCAGCTG GAAGTCACTCTGCAGTGATGACCTCCTCAATAGCGGGACATGTTATCTGCCCGAGCGCAGTGGTGTATGCTAACTCGGCCTCCACATTAACggatcacacactcacacatgatAATC TTCCTCAGATGTTCCTCACATCTCCTAATGGAACGGTTCAGATTCCAGTCTCTGCTGTTCCACTGCATTCG ATGTTGATAAATCAACAGAACtccagcagcacacacactttgacAGAGTTACGTGGCGTCAACTTGGACAATTCGAAATCAGAGTGA
- the LOC132855084 gene encoding serum response factor-like isoform X3: MEHLSSGNNQILSGSDADSDTAEEEEPGCMERSSEQHRRAEREHGAPAPATGRAMVGGVTGAKPGKKTRGRVKIKMEFIDNKLRRYTTFSKRKTGIMKKAYELSTLTGTQVLLLVASETGHVYTFATRKLQPMITSETGKALIQTCLNSPDSPRADSAADQRMSATGFEETDLTYQEVNKSAGTIMSSSVETPSTSCAQSESIGPLLPAATCWSVSNGTLVKTSNSAAGVVQLPAGFTLLPGTAVSQSAESSEVQNFSSAAGSHSAVMTSSIAGHVICPSAVVYANSASTLTDHTLTHDNLSGCMFSVPQMFLTSPNGTVQIPVSAVPLHSMLINQQNSSSTHTLTELRGVNLDNSKSE, from the exons ATGGAGCATCTGTCGTCCGGGAATAATCAGATCTTGAGCGGCTCGGATGCAGACTCGGACAcggcagaggaggaggagccgGGCTGCATGGAGAGGAGCAGCGAGCAGCATCGGAGAGCAGAGCGAGAACACGGCGCCCCTGCACCGGCCACAGGTCGCGCAATGGTCGGCGGAGTAACAGGCGCTAAACCAGGCAAAAAGACCCGCGGGAGAGTCAAAATTAAAATGGAGTTCATTGACAACAAGTTGAGACGGTATACCACTTTCAGCAAAAGAAAGACTGGCATCATGAAGAAG gcatatGAGCTTTCCACCCTCACCGGGACTCAGGTGCTGCTGTTGGTGGCCAGTGAGACAGGTCATGTTTATACATTTGCAACACGGAAGCTGCAGCCAATGATCACGAGTGAGACAGGCAAGGCACTGATCCAAACGTGTTTAAATTCACCCGACTCTCCACGCGCCGATTCAGCCGCTGATCAGAGGATGAGTGCTACGGGCTTTGAAGAGACTGACCTCACATATCAG GAAGTTAACAAGTCTGCAGGAACTATAATGAGCAGCAGTGTAGAGACACCCTCCACTTCCTGTGCTCAGTCAGAGAGCATCGGACCGCTGCTTCCTGCTGCCACCTGCTGGTCAGTGTCCAACGGTACGCTGGTGAAGACGTCTAACTCTGCAGCTGGAGTAGTGCAGCTCCCCGCTGGATTCACGCTCttgcctg gtacAGCAGTGTCTCAATCAGCTGAGAGCAGTGAAGTGCAGAATTTTAGCAGCGCAGCTG GAAGTCACTCTGCAGTGATGACCTCCTCAATAGCGGGACATGTTATCTGCCCGAGCGCAGTGGTGTATGCTAACTCGGCCTCCACATTAACggatcacacactcacacatgatAATC TTTCTGGGTGTATGTTTTCAGTTCCTCAGATGTTCCTCACATCTCCTAATGGAACGGTTCAGATTCCAGTCTCTGCTGTTCCACTGCATTCG ATGTTGATAAATCAACAGAACtccagcagcacacacactttgacAGAGTTACGTGGCGTCAACTTGGACAATTCGAAATCAGAGTGA
- the LOC132855084 gene encoding serum response factor-like isoform X1, giving the protein MEHLSSGNNQILSGSDADSDTAEEEEPGCMERSSEQHRRAEREHGAPAPATGRAMVGGVTGAKPGKKTRGRVKIKMEFIDNKLRRYTTFSKRKTGIMKKAYELSTLTGTQVLLLVASETGHVYTFATRKLQPMITSETGKALIQTCLNSPDSPRADSAADQRMSATGFEETDLTYQVTESDGSIEEKEVNKSAGTIMSSSVETPSTSCAQSESIGPLLPAATCWSVSNGTLVKTSNSAAGVVQLPAGFTLLPGTAVSQSAESSEVQNFSSAAGSHSAVMTSSIAGHVICPSAVVYANSASTLTDHTLTHDNLSGCMFSVPQMFLTSPNGTVQIPVSAVPLHSMLINQQNSSSTHTLTELRGVNLDNSKSE; this is encoded by the exons ATGGAGCATCTGTCGTCCGGGAATAATCAGATCTTGAGCGGCTCGGATGCAGACTCGGACAcggcagaggaggaggagccgGGCTGCATGGAGAGGAGCAGCGAGCAGCATCGGAGAGCAGAGCGAGAACACGGCGCCCCTGCACCGGCCACAGGTCGCGCAATGGTCGGCGGAGTAACAGGCGCTAAACCAGGCAAAAAGACCCGCGGGAGAGTCAAAATTAAAATGGAGTTCATTGACAACAAGTTGAGACGGTATACCACTTTCAGCAAAAGAAAGACTGGCATCATGAAGAAG gcatatGAGCTTTCCACCCTCACCGGGACTCAGGTGCTGCTGTTGGTGGCCAGTGAGACAGGTCATGTTTATACATTTGCAACACGGAAGCTGCAGCCAATGATCACGAGTGAGACAGGCAAGGCACTGATCCAAACGTGTTTAAATTCACCCGACTCTCCACGCGCCGATTCAGCCGCTGATCAGAGGATGAGTGCTACGGGCTTTGAAGAGACTGACCTCACATATCAGGTCACAGAGAGCGATGGCAGCATAGAGGAGAAG GAAGTTAACAAGTCTGCAGGAACTATAATGAGCAGCAGTGTAGAGACACCCTCCACTTCCTGTGCTCAGTCAGAGAGCATCGGACCGCTGCTTCCTGCTGCCACCTGCTGGTCAGTGTCCAACGGTACGCTGGTGAAGACGTCTAACTCTGCAGCTGGAGTAGTGCAGCTCCCCGCTGGATTCACGCTCttgcctg gtacAGCAGTGTCTCAATCAGCTGAGAGCAGTGAAGTGCAGAATTTTAGCAGCGCAGCTG GAAGTCACTCTGCAGTGATGACCTCCTCAATAGCGGGACATGTTATCTGCCCGAGCGCAGTGGTGTATGCTAACTCGGCCTCCACATTAACggatcacacactcacacatgatAATC TTTCTGGGTGTATGTTTTCAGTTCCTCAGATGTTCCTCACATCTCCTAATGGAACGGTTCAGATTCCAGTCTCTGCTGTTCCACTGCATTCG ATGTTGATAAATCAACAGAACtccagcagcacacacactttgacAGAGTTACGTGGCGTCAACTTGGACAATTCGAAATCAGAGTGA
- the rnf13 gene encoding E3 ubiquitin-protein ligase RNF13 encodes MKMLLPIAMLMLSLTQIFIITFISMLPVEAHIAAYSGDNQTERFDDAPARFGYRLPSQGLKGFLISARPENGCVPIDPPPTRENSSSGYIVLIKRYHCNFDIKVLNAQRAGYMAAIVHNVDSEELVNMGSDDLEVVKQINIPSVFVGEKASKSLTEEYSYERGGYVILMPDFSLPLEYYLIPFLIIVGICLILIVVFMITKFVQDRQRARRSRLRKDQLKKLPIHKYKKGDAYDVCAICLEEYEEGEKLRVLPCSHAYHCKCVDPWLTKTKRTCPVCKQKVVPAGSESDSDSDSGGDESDEVSESTPLLRPHPPTRIRTPSLISTHSASTGPPDCSDSDSTEEEEEEEGEVVTVETVVVLQQERPDDDLINA; translated from the exons aTGAAGATGCTGCTGCCCATAGCGATGCTgatgctctcactcactcagatcttcatcatcaccttcatcagcATGCTGCCTGTGGAGGCCCACATCGCTGCA TACTCTGGTGATAATCAGACAGAGAGGTTCGATGATGCTCCTGCTCGGTTTGGATACAGATTGCCCAGTCAGGGCCTGAAG GGTTTCCTGATCAGTGCACGGCCAGAGAATGGGTGCGTACCAATTGATCCTCCACCAACGAGAGAAAACTCCAGCAGCGGCTACATCGTCCTCATCAAACGATACCACTGCAATTTTGACATCAAG GTGCTGAATGCTCAGAGGGCAGGTTACATGGCTGCCATTGTTCACAATGTAGACTCGGAGGAGCTCGTCAACATGGGATCTGATGACT tggaggTGGTGAAGCAGATAAACATCCCGTCTGTGTTTGTTGGAGAAAAGGCTTCTAAGTCATTAACAGAGGAGTACAGTTATGAGAGAgg aggTTATGTAATCCTGATGCCTGATTTCAGTCTGCCATTGGAATATTACCTGATCCCATTCCTCATTATTGTGGGAATCTGTCTTATTCTCATTGTGGTCTTTATG ATCACAAAGTTTGTTCAAGACCGACAGCGAGCCAGAAGGAGCCGACTGCGCAAAGACCAACTGAAGAAACTCCCCattcacaaatacaaaaaag gtgATGCCTATGACGTGTGTGCAATCTGTCTGGAAGAGTATGAGGAGGGAGAGAAGCTGCGTGTGCTGCCATGTTCACATG CATATCACTGTAAGTGTGTGGACCCATGGCTAACGAAGACTAAGAGGACATGTCCGGTGTGTAAGCAGAAGGTGGTTCCGGCTGGTTCAGAGTCAGACTCGGACTCAGACAGTGGTGGAGACGAGAGTGATGAGGTTTCTGAAAGCACTCCGCTGCTGCGCCCACACCCCCCTACCCGAATCCGTACCCCCTCTCTGATCAGCACACACTCTGCCTCCACCGGCCCTCCTGACTGCTCCGACTCCGACTccactgaggaggaggaggaggaggagggtgagGTAGTCACAGTGGAAACAGTTGTGGTGTTGCAGCAGGAACGACCTGATGATGATCTCATCAATGCCTAA